From a region of the Agromyces ramosus genome:
- a CDS encoding ADP-dependent NAD(P)H-hydrate dehydratase, with the protein MDGSWREWTADDAAEWVVEPAAVDDKYARGVLGIVTGSTEYPGAAVLGVEAAHRTGVGMVRYSGPRAVRAAVLARRPETVTVAGRVQAWLIGSGIDPARRSFVLLGDLQHALADRVPVVLDSGALDLVGTHTAPTVVTPHLRELAALLTAREIPVGIEEIRADPAGWAERAARELGVAVLLKGAVTYVCDPDGDRYTVTAPTHWLATAGTGDVLGGILGALLATHHERLSVDADALTALAATAAWVHGEAARRASAGVAGGPIAALDVAEAVPGVIGMLAGR; encoded by the coding sequence ATGGACGGAAGCTGGCGGGAGTGGACGGCCGACGACGCGGCCGAATGGGTCGTCGAACCAGCTGCGGTCGACGACAAGTACGCACGCGGCGTGCTGGGCATCGTCACGGGCTCGACGGAGTACCCGGGTGCCGCCGTGCTCGGTGTCGAGGCGGCGCACCGCACCGGCGTGGGCATGGTGCGCTACTCCGGCCCGCGCGCGGTACGAGCGGCCGTGCTCGCGCGCCGCCCCGAGACGGTGACCGTGGCCGGACGGGTGCAGGCGTGGCTCATCGGCTCGGGCATCGACCCGGCGCGTCGCTCGTTCGTGCTGCTCGGCGACCTGCAGCACGCGCTCGCCGACCGCGTTCCGGTGGTGCTCGACTCCGGTGCCCTCGATCTGGTCGGAACGCACACCGCGCCGACCGTGGTCACGCCGCACCTGCGCGAGCTCGCCGCGCTGCTCACGGCACGCGAGATCCCCGTCGGCATCGAGGAGATCCGCGCCGACCCGGCCGGCTGGGCCGAGCGCGCCGCACGAGAACTGGGTGTCGCGGTCCTCCTGAAGGGCGCCGTGACCTATGTGTGCGATCCCGACGGCGATCGCTACACGGTGACCGCGCCGACCCATTGGCTCGCCACCGCCGGCACCGGCGACGTGCTCGGCGGCATCCTCGGTGCCCTCCTCGCCACGCACCACGAACGGCTCTCGGTCGACGCCGACGCGCTCACCGCGCTCGCCGCGACGGCCGCCTGGGTGCACGGCGAGGCGGCGCGACGGGCGAGCGCCGGGGTCGCGGGCGGTCCGATCGCCGCGCTGGACGTCGCCGAGGCGGTGCCGGGGGTCATCGGCATGCTCGCCGGGCGCTGA